GAAAGACAGGCAGCAGGCGCTTGCGCTGTGGGATATGCTCAGAGACTCCGGAGAAGAAGACGCCCTGAAGGCTGTTTTTTCAAAGCTCTCCTCCCGGCAGCAGAAACTTGCCAGAAAATCCCTTGAGATACTGGGGGAAAGCGGGAGATTACAGGGCTTCACCCTAAGGTAAAGAAAACGAGGATTTTTCTTACTCCAGGGGACTTGGACGGGGCGCCGCGAAATCATGGGATTTTTCTGGTAAGATATCTGGTAAAAGAAATCTGTGTCATGGTAATATGTGTCTAGATGATTTTCTTTACTGGAGGAAAAGCACCTCATGCTCGTCGATATGCACGGTTTCCACTTAGAGCTCACGGAAAGCCTGGAGAAGCGGTAGATAGGGTTCAGGAGCCTCCAGAAATCCATCGACACCACCACCTCGGGAGGGAAGCTGATCTTCCACATTTTCGGCGTCCTGGCGAAATTTGAGCGGAATCTCATCAGAGAAAGAACATCGGCCGGCCTAATAGCGGCAAGGGCGCGGGGGTGCAAAGGGGGAAGGCCCAGGGCGCTTGACGAGGAGAAGAGGAAGCTTGCCCTGAAGCTTTATGAAGAAAAGAAGCTCACGGTGAGAGAGATATGCCGGATAGTGGGAGTTTCGAAGCCCAAGTTCTATGCGAGCCTGAAGCGGCTTTCCAAGGGAGCCATTCTTGTTCCCGTGGAGCATGCCCAGGTCTTCAAGGATCTTTTCAAGAAGCTGAAGGCTCCGGTAATGCATAAGATTTTATTGAGCCTTGAGGCTCATGGAGGGACCATGGTGCATACCTGCTGGGAATGCAGCGGATTAATGGAAGAGAAGAACAAGGCGGAAAATCATTACGGGGCCTGAGGATCAGGGCATTGGAGGGGCACTTTGAAAAGCAATGAAGAATGCAAGGCAGATTCACCGGAGCCACGGAGGCGGGGGCGCCCCCGGAAGGATGCGCTTCAGGCACCGCCTTCACAAAACATTAAGCCGGCAGAGACACCGGGAAAGAAGAAACGGGGGAGACCGTCCCGGAGCAGCCTGCCGGAGATTTCCCTTCCCGGGCAGAAGAAGAGTGAGCCTGTATTCACTCCACCGCGGGAACGCAGAAAAGCCTCCGGCACACAGGCACACCACAGGAAGAAAGTTACCGCCCCTGAAAAGCCCCGGCACCCTTCCTGGTGCGCATGCCCGGCGTGCAGGCCCGAAGGCCCCCGGGGCGGCAAGGTGGACATTCATATCATCGTGGAGC
The sequence above is a segment of the Candidatus Eremiobacterota bacterium genome. Coding sequences within it:
- a CDS encoding recombinase family protein, with the translated sequence MGFRSLQKSIDTTTSGGKLIFHIFGVLAKFERNLIRERTSAGLIAARARGCKGGRPRALDEEKRKLALKLYEEKKLTVREICRIVGVSKPKFYASLKRLSKGAILVPVEHAQVFKDLFKKLKAPVMHKILLSLEAHGGTMVHTCWECSGLMEEKNKAENHYGA